The nucleotide window CCCCGGGGTATTCCCCTATGGCCCTTGAGAGAGACGCGCCCTCAAGGACACGTTCGGAAAGGGCGGAGACCAGCCCCTGCCAGAAACCGCTGTATTCACTTGCAATTGACCTGAGGGCATCCGATAGAGGGACACCTGTGGTGAGAAGGATGGCCAGTTGCCTTGTAAAGTGGGGGAGGTTCCTGCCGGGGGGGCTGAAACTGAACCGGGAGGGCTTTCCTGCGCTGGTATGCCTTGCTATCTCACTTGGATAGATCCCCTCATCTCTCAGTTTCAGGACTGCCTCGCCCTCACCCTCTGCCTGGAGGCTGCCCTTTACCTTTTTGCCATCCGGTTTGTATCCTCTGTAGTGATAAAGTGCCATAAGAGTTAGTTTGTTAAGGATTCAGGGTTGCGTCCATTTTGTCTTTAACCGTCGGGAACTGGTTCATGTCTGTATGAGGAAGGAACATTGCCGACATGAATTCGTCCATAAAGCCTCCCTTTGCGGAGAGTTCGAGATATGTCATCATCGAGGCAACCAATTCAGCCTCATTCCTCATTTTTTCAGAGAGAAGGCAGAGATAGTTGCCGGCTATCGACGTGTTTCCCATAAAAAGATACCTCTCTTCCGGGATGTCGGGGAACATCCCTATCAGTATCGCCCTATCGATGTTCAGGTAGTTTCCGAAGCCCCCGGCAACATACACCCTTTCAATCATATCGGGAGTGAACCCTACCTCTTTGAGGATCAGGGATACCCCTGCATAGACCGCCGCCTTGGCACGGATGAGGTTATCTATATCAACCTGGGTCAGCACGATATCCCTTGTGGTGTCGCTATAGATCAGATATTCAAGTTCGGTCTCGTTTGCCCTGATCCTTTCAGGGGACGCCTCCCTGTGAAGCTTCCCCCTCCGGTCGACTATCCCCGTCAAAAACATCTCCGAGACGGCATCTATCATGCCGGAGCCGCAGATGCCTACAGGCGGTGAATCCCCTATTACCTTTATCTCGGGCTCACCGGTTTCGGGCTTGATCCTGATCGACTCTATTGCGCCTGTTGTGGCACGCATCCCGTCCTTGATCCCGCTTCCCTCAAAACAGGGGCCTGCTGAACACGATGCGGTCATGAGCCACTCGTTGTTTCCAATAACGATCTCTCCGTTTGTCCCTATATCCATGAAGAGTGAAATTTCCGGTTTCCTGTGCATCCTTGTCGTGATTACTCCGGAGACTATGTCACCACCGACGTAACTTGCCACGCAGGGGACGGAGTAAACAGGGGCCTTCCTGTTTATCCTGATCCCGGCCTCGGATGCATGCCAGACGGGGAAGCTGTTTGCCGTGGGGATGTAAGGAGCCTCCCTTATATATTCAGGATTGAGACCCCAGAACAGATGTGTCATTGTTGTGTTTCCTGAAATTACAGCTGATTCTATATCCTTTTGAGGGATGGAATGTAAATTGAGGAGAGGCTCCAGCATGTCATTGATGTCCGACAGTACGGCCCTCCGGAGCTCTCCGAGTCCTCTTCCTTCAGTGGCATGGACGATCCTCGTTATCACATCATCCCCGAAGCGTATCTGTGAATTATAGGTTGAAGCAACGTCGACGACCCTGCCGTCGGTAAGGTCGACGAGGTATACGACGACTGTTGTGGTGCCGATATCCACGGCTATGCCGTAGCGGCTGTTGTTCTTACCGCCGGGTTCTATAAACACGGCTTCATTCATATCTTTCTGATAACAGAGGTTGATATCCCAGTTGTTTTTTCTGAGATCGTCAGCCATTGTGGAGACAAAATCTTTTGGGAAAGACAGGGACAGCCCGGCATTGTCAATTGCCCTTTTCAGTCTTTCGAGGTCGCTGATATTATCATCTATTGTCGGATGCGGCATCTTAACGGGGGTCCTGGAGATGAGGGGAGACAGAGCCGCCTTATACTGCATCAGTGTTTCAAAGAGGTCCCTCGATCGGGATATTGCGATTTTGTCACCAACGGTCAGCCTTGACTCAACCGGTATCTCGATGAGGAGGTCTCCTGCGGCAAATGTCTGACAGGCAAGGACTATGCTGTTGTCTATATCACCCCGGCTGAGTTTTCCGGAGCTTTTGGAGTTGTATTCCCCTCTGATTATCCTTACCCGGCACTTGGCACATGTCCCCTTTCCACCGCAGGAGGAGGTTATGAAAATGTTGTTTTTCCTGAGAGCCTCGTAGAGGGATTCATTTTCCGATATGGTTAGCTCGTTGCCATCGGTTGTGGTTAGTTTCATTTGTGGTAATCCTCCATTAAACGCCTGACGTTACGACAGGTGGCAGGTCGGGATAGCGCCTGTTTTTGGACGGTTAAATTAGGTTATTATAGCAATTGTCGTGGAAATGTGTCATTGGCCCGTATGTCGTTACCTTGCAGTTGCATAAAAAAATGAATGATAATGGCTAATAATGGCAAGGCGGTACTATTTAGTGTCTGTGTATAAACTCAACAATAGAGCCGTCATTCCCGCGGTCTGTTGGGCGGGAATCCAGTCTTTTCAGTAACTTCTGGATACCCGACTACAGACTTCGGGTATGACAATAATATAAAACAGCAGTTTATACACGGACTCTATTTAGAGTCCGTGTATAAAGTCGAAAAGTTGTCCTTTTTCTGTCATTCCGGCTTGTCCGGAATCTGTCTTTAAGAAGGATTCCCGACTCGCTTCGCTTGCGGGAATGACAAATAACTGCAGTTTATACACAGACACTATTTAAGGATTTGAGGCAATTTTCAGACTGTGTTACAATTGTCTTTCCCGTATCAAGTACGGGACAGGTTCTGAACCATGTGTCCCGAACGCATTCGGGATATTGTTTCAGGATCTCTATAAACGTAACATCTCGAAAATACGAGATTCTGAAATGAATTCAGAATGACAGCAAAGAAAATGAATTCAGAATGACAGAGGTTCATTGACAGAGGTTCATTGTATGAAGGATCAGTGGAGATTGATTGACACAGGTCCGGGCAGTGCTGCCTTTAATATGGCCCTGGATGAGGCGATGGCCTCTGATGTTATGCGTGGTGCATCACCTCCAACACTGAGGTTCTATACATGGGCTGTCCCTTCGGTGAGTATCGGGTGTTTCCAGAGGGCCGGGGAGATCGATCTTGAGTACTGCAGGTGCAATTCAATACCCCTTGTGAGGCGTCCGACAGGTGGAAGGGCCATACTCCACCACGTTGAGCTTACCTGCAGTTTCTCCGGAAGGAATAACATCCCCGTCTTTTCCGGGGGTCTTCTCAGGACATACGGCAGCCTGAGCCGGGCATTTTACCGGGCGTTCCGGGGGGTCGGGCTCGATGTGGAGATAAAGACGAGGAGGGAAAAAGGGCGCGTGCTGACAGGCAGTCCTTTGTGTTTCCAGTCTGTATCATATGGTGAGATCTCTCTCGGGGGGAAGAAGGTGATGGGTTCTGCGCAGAAGAGGTGGAAGGAGGGGTTTCTGCAGCAGGGATCAATAAAGTTGAGGGTGAATCCCGAGGAGATGGAAAAGGTCTTCATGGATGCAGGCCGTGACGGTATACTTTCTTCAATGACCGGTATACTGGATTACCTTCCGGGTCTGGACCCCGCTGATCTTAAGGAACGTATAAGGGAGGCCTTCGAGGAAATCTTTGAAGTAAAACTCACTCCCCTGAGAGTGACGGATTCCGAGAGGGATCTTGCCCTTGATCTTTTGAAGAAGTACCGGTCTCAGGAATGGACGTTCCGGAGGTAACCCCGGGTGTGAAGACATCCGTTTTGTAATAGTAAGAGAAAACGATTGAAATAAGCATAAGCCCGGCATATCCCTGAAGGGCATAAACAAGGATCTGGTAGGGGAGGCACAGTATCAGTCCTACAAAGGGAATTGCCCTTAAGGGAAGACCGATAAGTGACAGGAGAATGGTGAATATAAAGTAAGCAAGGGAGAGCAGGACGTAGAACCAGAACGCCTGGGGCCTGTCGGAGAGGTATCTTAAGGCATCCTTCAGCGCCTCTGTAACGGTGGTTCCCTTCATTGCAATGGAGCCTGTCCCGTATACGGTGACCGACAGGATACCGAAGAATGACAGGGCCCCGATAATTATGCCGGTGATCGAAAAGAAAACCCCGATGAAGATGGAGAGTGTGAGTGAGAGGCTCTTTGCATAGGATATCAGGGTGAAGGCACCGAAGGCGGATATCGCAAAGAGGAGCAGCATCCCGATTGCGATAAGACCTGTCAGTGCAGTGTATCCAATAACCGGGAGGAATAACCGCTTGCCTTCCGCAAAGAAGGCGTTCATGCTGAAACGCTCGGAGTCATCCATGATACCCCTTGAGATCATCCCTGCGGAGGCTCCGTAGAGGTATAGCCCAAGGGTTGAAATACATAAAATATAGAGGATAAACAGTCCTCCCACTAAAATCAACAAACCAAGGTTCTGCGAGAGAATGGCCAGTGGTGAGTGGGAGAGGGAAACGATTGTTAAGGGATTGAACCCTATAATTAAAAGGGCGATCACAATGGGTAGTGCGACAATAAAGATGAATCCCATACAGCCTATTATGCTTACAACGAGTTGAACGAGAACGAGTTGCCAGTTCCGGTTCAGTGCCGAAAATCCCTCTTTTATTGCCTCACCGTATGTCATAACTCAAACCTTCTCGACCGCGGCTTCTTCATAGGGTTCACCCGGCAGTTCCTTGATAAAACGGGACGGTTCCGTCTCTCTATGGGTCATGATCTTCAGACTCTTCATTGAATTCAACGTGCCTTTCCCATTATAGCCTTTCAAGGGAGAGAGTGACAATATCGCTGCCCGGGCTGAGCTGGTCAGGTGTAACGGCACGTGGAAAAATAACCACTGAGACACAGAGGCACGGGGAAGGACAGGGAATGTCTTATTTTTTAAAAATAATCTCTTAAAAACAAACCTTGAACCTTGAATGCCGTATCTTTGATGGACTCGTAAAAAGTCTGAAAAAGTGTTTTTTTGTCATTCCCGTGGAAACGGGAATCCAGTCTTTTCAGATAGTTACACGCTTCCTGGATTCCCGCTTTCGCGGGAATGACGACTTTTTACGAGACTGTCATCTTTGATGCACTCGTAAAAAGTCCTGATTGTCACCCTGAACTTGTTTCAGGGTCTCATAACTTCTTGATTTATATAGATTTCCCGAAGTTAATTCGGGATTCAGAATGACAGAATAGGGTATTTCTGATTTTTTACGAGACTGTCATCTTTAATAACCGAATAACCAGCTTG belongs to bacterium BMS3Abin08 and includes:
- the lipM gene encoding octanoyltransferase LipM, with product MKDQWRLIDTGPGSAAFNMALDEAMASDVMRGASPPTLRFYTWAVPSVSIGCFQRAGEIDLEYCRCNSIPLVRRPTGGRAILHHVELTCSFSGRNNIPVFSGGLLRTYGSLSRAFYRAFRGVGLDVEIKTRREKGRVLTGSPLCFQSVSYGEISLGGKKVMGSAQKRWKEGFLQQGSIKLRVNPEEMEKVFMDAGRDGILSSMTGILDYLPGLDPADLKERIREAFEEIFEVKLTPLRVTDSERDLALDLLKKYRSQEWTFRR
- a CDS encoding Na(+)-translocating NADH-quinone reductase subunit F translates to MKLTTTDGNELTISENESLYEALRKNNIFITSSCGGKGTCAKCRVRIIRGEYNSKSSGKLSRGDIDNSIVLACQTFAAGDLLIEIPVESRLTVGDKIAISRSRDLFETLMQYKAALSPLISRTPVKMPHPTIDDNISDLERLKRAIDNAGLSLSFPKDFVSTMADDLRKNNWDINLCYQKDMNEAVFIEPGGKNNSRYGIAVDIGTTTVVVYLVDLTDGRVVDVASTYNSQIRFGDDVITRIVHATEGRGLGELRRAVLSDINDMLEPLLNLHSIPQKDIESAVISGNTTMTHLFWGLNPEYIREAPYIPTANSFPVWHASEAGIRINRKAPVYSVPCVASYVGGDIVSGVITTRMHRKPEISLFMDIGTNGEIVIGNNEWLMTASCSAGPCFEGSGIKDGMRATTGAIESIRIKPETGEPEIKVIGDSPPVGICGSGMIDAVSEMFLTGIVDRRGKLHREASPERIRANETELEYLIYSDTTRDIVLTQVDIDNLIRAKAAVYAGVSLILKEVGFTPDMIERVYVAGGFGNYLNIDRAILIGMFPDIPEERYLFMGNTSIAGNYLCLLSEKMRNEAELVASMMTYLELSAKGGFMDEFMSAMFLPHTDMNQFPTVKDKMDATLNP